The following DNA comes from Anopheles coustani chromosome 2, idAnoCousDA_361_x.2, whole genome shotgun sequence.
ATACTTAAAGACTCCGCATTAAACACATGGTACGTTATATTATCACAATTAACATTGTATGCCTTGAGCCTGTGTGTCGAACTGACGCTTTACTGTACTTTTAGCATTCAAACGTTGCCCGATCAAATAACTGGGACGTGCATGTGCCTCATCAGTGGTGATAAGCGAAGTTTAAACGCAAACATTGGAGCATCGTTACATTTCAAGAAGGAATTCGTGAGTTCCCGGTGGTGCCAGTCGAAGATTGGCGTTTGCAAATCTGCCGCACATACCAACATCGACGAAGACATTCGAATTTTCTACATAGAAGGGTACTTTGTGCCGGAGAAGTTTCACATCTGTTGCTATATATACGATCATTACTGCAAGGGGACGGCAAACTTGCTCGTAACGAACCTGAATGCATCCTACATACTGCAACAGTTTACTGTAGAAATGCGCTTTCTCGTGGAGAACGCAGATCTGGTGTTCGGCAATTTAGCCGAATTCATCGCACTGGCGGAGATTTACAAATGCAGCGATGTGGACGAGTTGGCGCGGCTGTTAATCAAGCAGTATCGAAAGCAGAATCGCAGCAAAATCCTCATCGCAACCGATGGCTGCCGGAGCGTTCGGTTTTACCACGGAGCAGGTTCGAAGTTCAGTGCGGAAAGTTTCCCAGTGCCGGTCATACCGGTAAACACCGTCGTCGATACGACCGGTGCAGGTGACTCGTTTGTGGCCGGATTTTTGTACAAATTTATGAACGACGAAAGTCCTACGCTAGTAGAATGCATTCGGTATGGATGTAAAGTGGCCGGTAAAGTGATACGACAGGTTGGGTGCAACTTGCCATCAAACGTACCGTCTTCACCCACGGTTCCGACGACTGCTCTCGAAGGAAAGATTCCTTAGATTTCAATGCTTTTGGCAGAATAAGTTCCTTTTGCTTCTATTATGTTACGCAATAGATTGGTCTAGGTGCTTGCTCGATGGTGATCATGATCTTATTACAGTAGTATGGTTAAGGGAAATAGTTGTAAAGTGTTGTTAGCTGTCAATATTTATGAATGCACATAAACTTGTATCACAATACGTTAGACTTGTGGTGAAATGTCTATGGAAAGAAATGTATGTACATATTATAAATTATTGAACAAGCGGTTGAATGCCGGCCGAATGATTTCGAGTTGTTCAGAACAATGTATTAGATTTATAATGATACACACATTCCAAATACGGTAGAACTGTTACAAAGTTCCACATAAAACTGAACTGTGTTATGTTACAGACCTTTAATTTTTGTATGTAGTTTTTAAAAAGACATGATTGAACGAAGAATAATTGAtccaggttttttttaacgaagCGAACGTTTAGTTTCACTTAGTTGAAACAACCTTGTTTGTAAACGTCTGCGGGTAGTTGTGATGggaaaactgaatccctacagggattcgaatcattcgattcaaatccattccggATCGTCGAATCCGAGCCCCAATCCATCATATCATGCGTGCCTACCAAAtttaccgatttttcatattatttgttactttaacAATTGTACAATCAATCATTGTACAATCAAAGCATCGGAAACTTTCGAACTCTGTTTTCCTGGATcccaaaaaaaattattggtaggttatgaggagtacatgcctaccaaaaatacacttggcaagGTTCTTTTTAGTAGGCATGTATAcctttggtaggaaagtgcagcaagGTTCTCCTCGGGTAatagtatctacacatctcACTGTAAttgggtccctttctgttcttgatagtgacaccacattatcaaccaatggtaattggcggGGGAACTACATACAGAGCAGAAATATCCTCTTacactccggaaagtggtgccTCGTTtaccttgggggactcggcgatttacctttcgaggtgattgctcaGGGCCGTTGTATGGAAGGAACGAAATCAGGTCCCGTAAGTAGCactggtgggtttcaccacTCTATCAGTCATATatagctggcggtgttaaccaaaactgtgcgaaaatatctgccctactccggaaagtggtctccttttgctagttaggaaatctaagatgtacctcCTTGTTCAATcgatggcgaccgttgtataAATGGAGTTGGATacgattgttctggagagtaatgccccaatgccccctctcgtttggtgatttatatttaatatcgtaagatactttcgtccctctcaaaccaatgtaggggtaagcggtgggacttatcatcatcatcatcatcatcatcatcatcaccatcatgtaaacaaatcaatgtcggtctggaaattgtttatcctaatctgaatccccagaatccgattcagaattcggtaaaaatggtctggtccTAATGATTTGGTTGGGTAGAACAACtcggataatggacattctactgtatttctttgtaaaaaaataggttccaggatttttttacagcaaaacttgcaaatcgcgcaaaaaactcaatctatgtccattggacattctacccagcgttcgatttgagtaaacttaaatcaattacattgtctctagatcgactagttatgtgactaattcgactcaaatcattgtgagtcgattgatacagtttaggatcaagtcagaatcgaatcaaatcgagtcccaaatgaatcaaatttgaTTAGAATCCTaattgaatcaaatctttagaatccgtcaaatgggatccaaatctttagaatctgtcagatgggattcgaatctttagaatccgtcaaatgggattcgaatctttagaatccgtctagggatcgaatcttcgaatcttccgagtcccgattctgccaacactcgAATTCACTCGAAGTGACGGTCGGTCGCAATCAGTCGGCTGCTAAATAATTGTAAAGTTTCGGTCGGAAAAGATCACAAATTAGCGTGATTTCAGCTTCGCGGTAATCGTTTCGCGTACATCGACGCCACTCGCGGGTGTGGCAAAGCGTTCGCCGTCCGTGATCAGCGAAACAGACAAAGGTGCGAGAAAGGCAAAAGTTGGAGGTGTCGCCCTCCTCCGCTGCTGGCTTGGCTGTGAGAACAAATTACCCTTTGCTGTGGGTCCGTCGACGGACGGTATAAAGTGTTGTTTGGTTATGCGAAAAAATCATTCGTTCTTTGCATCGCTGCTCCGGATTTCGTACTTTGCATCCAATGTGCAACAAGGTGTGGTGGGAGAATAGAAATCAAAAACTTCATTATACCGGAGAAAAGCATATATGACTGCGAATCTTTTCCGCGAAGAACACATCACCCTTCGGGTAATTGACGGCGAATAGACGCGTCAAATGGTACGTAGCCTGAACAGCGTATGCAAATtgaatttgtgttttcctttcaacaAAATGGAGAAGAGATGCAAAATATTggaataatcgaaaaattgcCACAATGTAAGGTGGCATTTAGCACATGCGGGAGTGAAAGCATATGCAATTTGGTGTGCGTCCCTTGGGCGAAGGATACACACCGGACCTGTGCGCCTCAGCGAAATCACACCGTGTTCACATTGAGTGTGTGGTGCCTCTAGCAACAGCGGAAACATCAACGTACACAGCAACGCCAGAAAAAGGCTGTATTCTGGTGGTGTAGAGCAGCTAAAGGTTCGCACACTAGCTTACCAACGCGCGCAACGAGGGATGATGTCCTTTGCCGATGAACTGTTTGTACACCACCACACAACACATTGagcgcgtgtgtgcgtgtgcgcaGGACGGTTCATAATGTGGTGTGCGTTTTGCAGCTTTGATGGTGTTGTTTGCGAGGATATCTTGGCTGTGTTGTCCCTGCCAGACGAGACGATATGGTTTTGAACATATCCTTTGCACATTGGTGCAATCTTCCATTAGTGTGTGCGAGTTGGGATGGGCAGATACCtcgttttcctcgttttttcgcatttgtttgtgttgaagCGTGTCCTTTGCACTTTGCTTGATTTGGTTACACTTCAGAATACCGTGCGGTGTTGAATCGGGGTAGGCTAGAAGGAGATCAAATCACTTCTTTTAAAGGACCCTTTGCTAGATCGGGCAATATCGCAAATCGTACCCCTTCCATCGTATTCGCTCGAGGAGGCTTGAGATTGAAGATCGTGCATCGTGTTACTTATggagcaaaggaaaaattaatttccttaCAAACGCTACTCGCGTGCAAAACTTAGTAGACGTATTGTACGGGGAGCACTGCTCGAAAACTCCTTACAAAATTTCACCACGGCTCACGGGAACAATGCGAATCCTGCGTGCTTGTGTTtaagtgtgtgtgcgtgtatgtagGTGTATGATACGTTCGTGTGCAAGTGTGTCCGGGGGTAATTTGTCAATTCATCAAAGCGAGCCCAGTAGTAGGCGGTTTCGTGtagttaaacaaaacaaccatttTCATGTGGGCCACACACGCCGTCAAAATGAAAAAGCCGCCTCCCTGTCTTGCCTGGCCAACAAGAAGACGAGTGCGTGCTTCAAgtgcatttttttccatttcgttcctCACGATCAACAACAATAGAGCCCAGATTTTCTAATTAGAGCTTTTCTTactgttgtgttgtttttttttaagttttttcagGACTGcctcattgttttgtttcgaatacgataaatttttgaatatttgaactaCTCTTTGTAGACGACGCTGCTGACGTCCGAGGAAACACGTAATTTGAGCATAATATATCACGTCCCAGCATCGAACCTGTGGTACGGGTATGACGAAGGCAAAAAGCAAAGTGGAAGttgctttaattttaaatttagtcGCTGGCGTGCTTTTACGTATGGTTACGTCTGCCTACGCACGCTCCCGAAGTTTCCACGTGCTCGGCACGCTGTACTGTTATGGCCACGCAAAATTTCCCCGGGAGGGAAAGCTGCTGCCACTCACCCTCCCCACGAAACACCCCCAAAAAACAGAACCTCAACAGTCGAGAGGGGCCGCcaggtggtgggaaaatgtggtagaaaaaaaacacataatagTAATTGGGAAATTCGAGACACCAAATCATGCCGCGATATAGTGTTTGGTTCGTATAGGAATAGAAAAGttacttttacctttttccctttgtttaaGATTAGCGTACACATAGGCCAGTATCGAGTGGCACAGAAATGAAATCACGAACATTTAATTGGTGACTGTTGTAATTTTACGGCAAGAAAAACAGATCGAAACAACCCCGTTCCACTgttggatttgaaaaatacttTCTATAGGCTTCAAATAGTTGTAGTGTGCCACGATCGTGTCAAACAAATCGCTGATGTAAATGATATGCCGTTGGCGATAGCTGATcaacatttaaacataaacaaaaaatctgaTAGCATGGGTCTCGTATTTCTCACGGCACACTTCGAACACAAGCAGCACCAAATGAAATCTCGAACAAACTTCTACTAAGATTGCTGCTTCAAAACGACCTTCACTTAATTCTCATTATGGAAGTAAGCTTTCTGAGAAGCGCGTGTTGATAGAATACCCTTCGGAGGGGGGCGGGAGAGGCTGGAGAACTGTTGTGAGTTGAGCtggggtatttttttttacgctGAGCCTCCGGCGGTCTCAAAACCTTGAGCAGCGACACCACTTCACGTCACTGCAGCAGATATATTGTGTACTTcacttcgaatcttccgattGACCGGAAGGCGTGGGCGAATCTTACCAAATGTGAGCACAATCGAGACCGCTCGGTGCTGTGCTGCACAGCTGGGAAGCATATGTTGTTTGTCCGGGTTTGGAGGTTTGTGCCAGAAAAGTCAACATCTTTCGTCGGTGTCCAGTTGAATATGGCTGGGGCTATCTTATTTTGTTGAGAAATTTGAAAGTATATTGACGAAACCTTAAAACAGTACCATGTATAGTATGGTCTTAAATTGCctaacatatttaaaaatagagCGCATCTCTTAACCTAATATAACATGCTATACAGCACCTCCGTTTTGTCCATATGTCCGGCCCCACATAACAGTCATCACTTCATCGTGGATGATGACGGCAACAAACATACGACAAGACACAAACAGATCATTTCTGATGCCGTTTGTCCATTTAATTAACATCCCACATTGGGTGAAATATATTTGTGTGCtgataaaatgatttttttttaatatagacattcataaaacttaaaaagtcATTTTGCTCGCGAGGTGTTTTTTTAACTATACTCCGAGAAACGTGCTCGTATTGCATATGACCCATGATCCCGTTATTAGCAGATTAAAACCATCACAACACTTCAACGTAAAAGTGTGATTCATAGAATGGTCCATTCGATGACGTATCCATAAACAGGCAGAGTGTCCTAAGAAACGTGTTGATTGATAACGCTGCAAATGAGTTCTGATACAGTATATTTGAATTAtgcaagggaaagaaaaatgacatAGGATTTTTCTTTGGAATGCAGCGAGCATTAGATTGATGAGGAGGAAGCAGGGAGTTCCAGTATAATCTCGGTCTCATTCTGCAAACGATGCTACATTGCATCTGCATCTTTTCGACGTTGGACACATCCTTACATTTGCTGTGTGAATAGTATCGATTTTGTTCATTGTATCTGTTATTATTGAGGTGGAAAAAATCCCCTTCCAATGGTGTCGAACTCCTTCCGCAAGAGTTTGACAATGCCATGACTAATATATGACTAAGGCACACGCTAAGCCTATCCGAATCAATTCTTATCATGTaccattttcttattttaggTGCATTGCTGGTGACAACGAAAATAATGTGACTGTAATAGAACGGTTCTGATGTACCCATTGGGCCCTCCGTATGTAGCAGTTTAGAGTAGAAGACACACCGGTCGAATCAAGCCGTTGGAAGTTACTCCATAAAAGCCACAAGAAAATAgacggaaaaacaaaggagCTAGGCAGCAGTGACGCCGAGTCAAATTTCCGGTGCCCGGTATTTGGCCCTCTCATAGTCATTAGTCGTAAGAAGACTCAAAAGCCGGACGGTTTTGAACAACATTTTGTGCGGAACACATTGGAAGCGAGTTAAGCCAGCGGTGGatcgttaaaaaataatggcCGGAAGCATTAAGCAAGGTACGTGTGGAGTGTCGTTGATTTTACAATTGTAAAGCGTTCTTCAAGAGATTAATATCGTTTTTATATATCTTTTCAGAGGATGTGTGCTACGTAGTAGCAAAGTACGATTACGCATCGCAAGGCGCCCAGGAGCTGGATTTGAGGAAAAACGAACGCTATCTGCTGCTGGACGACAGCAAGCACTGGTGGAGGGTGCAAAACACACGCAATCAGTCCGGCTATGTGCCGAGTAACTACGtgaaaaaggagaagaaatcCGTCTCGCTGTTCGACAGCTTCAAGAAGAAGGTCAAGAAAGGTTCCGGCAGTAAAACGCTTCCAAATTGCTCTCCTTCGCGCCAGGTGGACAGTCCCACCATGAGCCGGCGGTTACCTCCGGACCCGTCGGATGCAGTTGGTGAGTAGCAATGGCCGTTTACCGTTTCGTGCCCAGCAAACAGGTATGGTATGGTTCAATTccccttttcattttcccagcGTCCACACCGATCGGAACTGCCATAGTCAAGTACAACTACCAAGCGCAGCAGCAGGACGAACTGTCGCTCACGAAGGGTACGCGAATACTGATACTGGAGAAATCGAATGATGGTTGGTGGCGTGGCCAGAGCGGCTCGGCGACCGGCTGGTTCCCGAGCAACTACACGACGGAGGAAAACGAAGACGACACCCTGCACACGTACGCGATGGCGGAGAACGTGCTCGACATTGTGGTGGCACTTTACTCGTTCAATTCGAACAACGACACCGAACTGTCGTTTGAGAAGGGTGACCGACTGGAGATTCTCGAGCGGCCGGCGGCAGATCCTGAGTGGTGAGTACACTGGTTTTATACTCAATTGTGCTAATGTATTTTTCTCGTTgattt
Coding sequences within:
- the LOC131267231 gene encoding cytoplasmic protein NCK1 — protein: MAGSIKQEDVCYVVAKYDYASQGAQELDLRKNERYLLLDDSKHWWRVQNTRNQSGYVPSNYVKKEKKSVSLFDSFKKKVKKGSGSKTLPNCSPSRQVDSPTMSRRLPPDPSDAVASTPIGTAIVKYNYQAQQQDELSLTKGTRILILEKSNDGWWRGQSGSATGWFPSNYTTEENEDDTLHTYAMAENVLDIVVALYSFNSNNDTELSFEKGDRLEILERPAADPEWYKARNNNGQIGLVPRNYLQELSEYLAQPFRSNGSGPDSLDRRPADAQSNNNNSNTNNSNNNNSQQPERPHLTGKSWYYGAITRSQCDTVLNSHGHDGDYLIRDSETNLGDYSVSLKAPGRNKHFRVHVEGNMYCIGQRKFHTLDQLVDHYQRAPIYTNKQGEKLYLVRPLPKANGT
- the LOC131267230 gene encoding adenosine kinase, with protein sequence MGAVVRSSGISCAGRFCDIGKMISANEDFTIASCDRCPRMVAFGNILLDISVELEDGKILEEFDLKPDDQREIPAEKLAALVSVAVETCGNPIYNPGGSALNTCRILRALGEKNIIFCGAVGIDENGQILQQILKDSALNTCIQTLPDQITGTCMCLISGDKRSLNANIGASLHFKKEFVSSRWCQSKIGVCKSAAHTNIDEDIRIFYIEGYFVPEKFHICCYIYDHYCKGTANLLVTNLNASYILQQFTVEMRFLVENADLVFGNLAEFIALAEIYKCSDVDELARLLIKQYRKQNRSKILIATDGCRSVRFYHGAGSKFSAESFPVPVIPVNTVVDTTGAGDSFVAGFLYKFMNDESPTLVECIRYGCKVAGKVIRQVGCNLPSNVPSSPTVPTTALEGKIP